The Vicia villosa cultivar HV-30 ecotype Madison, WI linkage group LG1, Vvil1.0, whole genome shotgun sequence genome includes a region encoding these proteins:
- the LOC131621023 gene encoding uncharacterized protein LOC131621023 — IICLPGPVPYGSDKAIPYNYNATMIKDGQEVPLPTLSSVENIADVSRVTRSGRVYTPLPPKQPVAPVTGQNPVNTPVGNPVETPVSNTNTDIGQPSGTNVNPDFDEILKLIKRSEYKIVDQLMQTPSKISILSLLLNSEAHREALMKVLDQAFVDHDVTVDHFDGIIANITACNNLSFCDEELPEEGKNHNLALHISMNCQSDSLSNVLVDTGSSLNVMPKTTLARLSYQGMPMKFSGVVVKAFDGSRKSVIGEVNLPMTIGPHTFQITFQVMDIQAAYSCLLGRPWIHEAGAVTSTLHQKLKFVTNGKLVTISGEQALMVSHLSNFSFISADDVEGTQFQGLSLEDESSKKKASISSYKEAVKVVKDGTTTGWGQVVIPTKNETRAGLGCS, encoded by the coding sequence caatgataaaggatggacaagaagttcctttaccaactctctcatctgtcgaaaacatcgctgatgtgagtcgagtaacaagaagtggacgtgtgtatactccactacctccaaagcagcctgttgctcctgtaactgggcaaaatcctgttaatacaccagtggggaatcctgtggaaactcctgtcagtaatacaaacactgatattGGTCAacccagtggaaccaatgtcaatccagattttgatgaaattttgaagcttatcaaaagaagtgaatacaagattgtggatcagcttatgcagactccttcaaaaatctcaatactttcattgctgttaaactcagaagcccacagggaagccctgatgaaggtcctagatcaagcttttgtggatcatgatgtgactgttgatcattttgatgggataatagctaacataacagcttgcaacaatttaagcttctgtgatgaagaactccccgaggagggtaaaaatcacaatcttgctttgcacatttctatgaactgtcagtcagactctttgtccaatgtattggtagacaccggatcttccttgaatgtgatgccaaagacgactcttgctcgcttgtcttaccaaggaatgcctatgaagttcagtggtgtagttgtcaaagcatttgatggatcgcgaaaatctgttatcggcgaagtcaaccttcccatgacaattggtccacatacatttcaaatcaccttccaggtcatggacattcaagctgcttatagctgtctgttgggacgaccatggattcatgaagcaggggcagtaacttctacgctccatcaaaagttaaaatttgtaacaaatggaaaattggtaacaataagtggagaacaagccttgatggtgagtcatttatccaatttctctttcatcagtgctgatgatgtggaaggaactcagttccaaggtctctctttagaagacgaatcttccaaaaagaaagcatcaatctcttcttacaaagaagcagtaaaagtagtaaaagatggaactaccactggctgggggcaagttgtgatccctaccaagaatgaaactagagcaggactcggatgttca
- the LOC131660852 gene encoding uncharacterized protein LOC131660852, with amino-acid sequence MSQQSCDASPVSDSATPGESSNPNRVLNVVPLRTTSSDEVKAIKPKTAPARWPKEGIRNKGAKPSSSNTREALTKEGTRYVDNIIANIVTRILKENYQVPGISVPLQTIMPNPLKNTSKAEVSHTSGCDPAEEEIIKNEQGGAENTNVTEDVNDIEENEHPKVNTEIGTNVVDLDEYSNNELLASLNPSVANRLMARRKGKAISQSSLEKNAEAKSIVKDSVKKKSTSAGPIKSRAVAKSVGVGPSKSWSKVVPKKRKEREIVESESDVEGDVPNIPSRKKPTTSKLAASIPEVPIDNVSFHYASSASRWKYVLQKRLEVERKLAPNALENKEILKLIQEAGLLKTVCNLPKCYERLVKEFMVNLSEDCGNSKSVDFRKVFVRGKCVSFSLSVIYNFLARTDEAQPELEVTDNKVCQVITAKQVKSWPLKEKLTASKLSIKYAMLHKI; translated from the coding sequence ATGTCTCAGCAATCGTGTGATGCATCTCCCGTATCTGACTCAGCAACACCGGGTGAGTCCTCTAACCCTAATAGGGTTTTGAATGTTGTACCTTTAAGGACGACTAGCAGTGATGAAGTAAAGGCCATAAAGCCTAAAACGGCACCTGCAAGATGGCCCAAGGAGGGTATTCGAAACAAGGGCGCCAAACCTTCTTCATCTAATACCAGAGAGGCACTTACTAAAGAAGGAACTAGATATGTTGATAACATAATTGCCAATATTGTTACACGCATTCTGAAGGAAAATTATCAAGTGCCTGGGATATCTGTCCCTCTTCAAACCATAATGCCTAATCCTCTCAAGAACACCAGTAAGGCTGAAGTTTCTCATACTTCTGGTTGTGACCCAGCTGAAGAGGAGATCATTAAGAATGAACAAGGAGGTGCTGAGAATACCAATGTTACTGAGGATGTCAATGACATCGAAGAGAATGAGCACCCTAAGGTCAATACTGAAATAGGTACCAATGTGGTAGACTTAGATGAGTATTCTAACAACGAGTTGCTTGCCTCTTTGAATCCAAGTGTAGCCAACAGGCTGATGGCTAGAAGAAAAGGCAAAGCTATTTCCCAAAGTTCCCTTGAAAAGAATGCAGAAGCTAAGAGCATTGTCAAAGACTCTGTCAAGAAGAAGAGTACTTCTGCTGGTCCTATCAAGAGCAGAGCTGTGGCTAAGAGTGTAGGGGTTGGTCCCTCAAAGTCCTGGAGCAAGGTtgttccaaagaaaagaaaagagagggAAATTgttgaatctgagtctgatgttgaAGGGGATGTCCCTAACATTCCATCAAGGAAGAAGCCTACAACAAGCAAGCTTGCTGCAAGTATTCCTGAAGTGCCTATTGATAATGTGTCATTCCACTATGCCTCCAGTGCCAGCAGGTGGAAATATGTTCTCCAAAAGAGACTGGAAGTTGAAAGGAAGTTGGCTCCAAATGCTCTTGAGAACAAGGAAATCTTAAAGCTAATTCAGGAAGCTGGACTATTAAAGACTGTGTGTAACCTTCCCAAATGTTATGAGAGGCTGGTCAAAGAATTTATGGTGAACCTATCTGAAGATTGTGGAAACAGCAAGAGTGTGGACTTTAGAAAGGTGTTTGTGAGAGGTAAGTGTGTTTCGTTCTCTCTTTCTGTGATTTATAACTTCTTGGCAAGAACAGatgaagctcaacctgagcttgaagtgacAGACAACAAGGTTTGTCAAGTGATCACAGCCAAGCAGGTAAAAAGTTGGCCCTTAAAAGAGAAACTAACTGCAAGTAAGCTGAGCATCAAGTATGCAATGCTTCACAAGATATGA